Proteins found in one Mucilaginibacter gracilis genomic segment:
- a CDS encoding tetratricopeptide repeat-containing sensor histidine kinase, producing the protein MCNHKLSRGLFCLVWIFCFIKGYGKQPDRLANLFKQTDKVYLQQPDSAIQMVTRAYQASLKSKSLLKQVKCLNLLAYYAYDAKKNGRGEQYALLAVRTAQQLGIDSLTGDAYVTLGSIQSGTLQLQKAIQNYQTADKYYRGNKMPRRQAIVFYNLGYCNQQLGQFAEAEKYYLKAADYNQEANSLSRKAAALDALGSCFSAVNDNERAVFYQLQAFEIRKALKNDAATAESANNVGYKYALLNQPDKAIQYLNLAIRLRHNADNNQNILTLQNLGLAWKLKGNLVKASALIKQSLTIARKYNMRRELALGFVDLANLYIGQLKPDSALKYALEAISIAKTYKLPELTLKALDAEIKAYTGQGRYKTAFGIETERDRLQDSLFNLAKSKIISNLEVAYQTRERQRDIVGLRQQNHLAQQINVKQQQFIWVLVASSGILLVLIAIILYVYRQKILANQRVQVLLRELHHRVKNNLQILNGLFIMQIESMDDQAAREALLENQARLTSMNLVHHKLYSDDTSTAINMAEYLTSLINHIAHSFNTTGYQVDLQLNIAPLVLEADKAVAIGLLLNELVVNSFKYNFTQRSGFINVELKQTNNMLELILFDNGPGWQDDARRKKDPFGLKIINLMVQQLDGKLEVRHHGETWYCLLLKA; encoded by the coding sequence ATGTGTAACCATAAGCTTAGCAGGGGGCTATTTTGCCTGGTATGGATATTTTGCTTTATAAAGGGATATGGTAAACAACCAGACCGCCTGGCCAATTTGTTTAAACAAACTGATAAAGTTTATTTACAACAGCCCGACTCGGCCATCCAAATGGTGACCAGGGCCTACCAGGCCTCCTTAAAATCAAAATCGCTGCTCAAACAGGTAAAGTGCCTTAATTTACTTGCTTATTATGCTTATGATGCCAAAAAAAATGGCCGGGGCGAGCAATACGCCTTATTGGCTGTACGAACTGCGCAGCAGCTGGGAATAGATTCATTAACCGGAGATGCTTATGTTACCCTGGGTAGCATACAATCGGGCACGCTGCAATTGCAAAAAGCTATTCAAAATTACCAAACCGCAGATAAATACTACCGCGGAAACAAAATGCCTCGGCGGCAAGCTATTGTTTTCTATAATTTAGGGTATTGTAATCAGCAACTTGGACAGTTTGCCGAAGCTGAAAAATATTATTTAAAAGCTGCTGACTATAACCAGGAGGCTAATTCATTAAGCAGAAAAGCGGCTGCCCTTGATGCGTTGGGCAGTTGCTTTTCGGCTGTAAATGACAATGAAAGAGCCGTTTTTTACCAACTGCAAGCGTTTGAAATACGAAAGGCGCTAAAAAATGATGCCGCGACAGCTGAGTCAGCCAATAATGTGGGCTATAAGTACGCCCTGTTAAACCAGCCCGATAAAGCAATTCAATATTTAAACCTGGCGATCAGGCTACGGCATAATGCCGATAATAACCAAAATATTCTAACCCTTCAAAACCTGGGCTTGGCCTGGAAATTAAAAGGTAACCTGGTTAAAGCATCGGCACTTATAAAACAATCCTTAACAATTGCCCGCAAATACAATATGCGCAGAGAGCTTGCGCTGGGTTTTGTAGATCTGGCCAACCTATACATCGGCCAGTTAAAGCCAGATTCGGCCCTAAAATATGCTCTGGAGGCCATAAGCATAGCCAAAACCTATAAACTGCCCGAACTAACGCTGAAGGCCCTCGACGCCGAGATTAAGGCCTATACCGGGCAGGGCAGGTATAAAACTGCATTTGGCATTGAAACCGAACGTGACCGCCTGCAAGACAGCCTTTTTAACCTGGCCAAAAGCAAAATTATCAGCAATTTGGAAGTAGCTTACCAAACCCGCGAGCGCCAGCGCGATATTGTCGGCCTTAGGCAGCAAAACCATTTAGCGCAACAAATCAACGTAAAACAACAGCAGTTTATCTGGGTGCTGGTAGCTTCGTCCGGCATATTGCTGGTACTTATTGCAATTATCCTTTATGTTTACCGTCAAAAAATATTAGCTAATCAACGCGTACAGGTTTTATTGCGCGAGCTGCATCATCGGGTAAAAAACAATCTTCAAATACTTAATGGGCTATTTATCATGCAGATAGAAAGCATGGACGATCAGGCAGCCAGGGAAGCTTTGCTCGAAAATCAGGCAAGACTAACCTCAATGAACCTGGTGCATCATAAATTATACAGCGATGATACCAGCACCGCCATTAACATGGCCGAATACCTTACATCGTTAATAAATCATATCGCCCATTCATTCAATACCACCGGTTACCAGGTTGATCTGCAATTAAATATCGCCCCGCTGGTGTTAGAGGCTGATAAGGCGGTTGCTATCGGTCTACTTTTAAATGAGCTGGTAGTCAATAGCTTCAAATACAATTTCACTCAGCGTTCAGGATTTATTAACGTAGAGTTAAAGCAAACTAACAATATGCTGGAGCTGATACTATTTGATAACGGCCCTGGCTGGCAGGACGATGCCAGAAGAAAAAAAGATCCATTCGGCCTTAAAATAATCAACCTGATGGTACAACAGCTTGATGGCAAACTAGAGGTAAGGCATCATGGCGAAACCTGGTACTGTTTGCTGCTGAAGGCTTAA